The following proteins are encoded in a genomic region of Reichenbachiella sp.:
- a CDS encoding sensor histidine kinase translates to MAKKETSKNVSESDIFPISRDKMFQLILDNIPTRIFWKNRDSIYLGSNHLFAKDAGVDAAPNILGKTDFDLAWKQSEAEFFIKTDQKVMDRGESELGIIEPQKHADGKESWLETNKIPLKNDDGEVIGILGTYSDITERKKIFEDLKQKNRDLELKNKELEQFAFIASHDLQSPLHTIINYIDLFQSENKKELSNEGQLYFDFIKDASTRMKELITGLLEYSRIGQDIQLETIDCQVICEDILKDLQGLIQEKNATIQLGDLPEVVASSVEIRMLFQNLIENALKFSKPDIPCKIEVTHSDKNRYFQFTVSDNGIGIDPQFEEKIFIIYQQLHNKTTYGGNGIGLAHCKKILDTFGGKIWLDQNSKYGARFHFTIPK, encoded by the coding sequence ATGGCTAAAAAAGAAACCTCAAAAAACGTCTCAGAATCAGACATTTTCCCTATATCCAGGGATAAAATGTTTCAATTGATTCTAGACAACATCCCAACGCGCATATTTTGGAAAAATAGGGACTCCATCTATCTAGGCTCTAATCACCTATTCGCAAAAGACGCCGGTGTGGACGCGGCTCCTAATATTTTAGGTAAAACAGATTTTGATTTAGCCTGGAAACAGTCCGAAGCAGAGTTTTTTATTAAAACCGACCAAAAAGTAATGGACCGTGGGGAGTCAGAACTAGGTATCATCGAACCTCAAAAGCATGCCGATGGAAAGGAATCCTGGTTAGAAACCAATAAAATACCACTCAAAAATGATGACGGAGAAGTGATAGGAATACTCGGGACCTATTCCGACATCACAGAGCGAAAGAAAATATTTGAAGACTTAAAACAAAAGAACCGAGATCTGGAATTGAAGAACAAAGAACTTGAGCAATTCGCTTTTATAGCCTCACACGATCTTCAAAGTCCACTGCATACCATCATCAATTACATTGACTTATTTCAATCGGAAAACAAAAAAGAACTGAGTAACGAAGGTCAATTGTATTTTGATTTTATAAAGGACGCTTCTACTCGTATGAAGGAGTTGATCACTGGGCTTCTTGAATATTCGAGGATTGGTCAGGATATTCAATTAGAAACCATTGATTGTCAGGTAATTTGTGAAGATATTTTGAAAGATCTACAAGGATTGATTCAAGAGAAAAATGCCACTATTCAACTCGGCGATCTTCCCGAAGTAGTAGCCAGTTCAGTTGAAATCCGTATGCTATTTCAAAACCTCATTGAAAATGCATTGAAATTCAGCAAACCAGACATTCCTTGTAAGATTGAAGTTACCCACTCAGACAAAAATCGATATTTTCAGTTTACAGTTTCTGATAATGGAATTGGAATTGATCCACAGTTTGAGGAAAAAATATTCATCATCTATCAGCAGCTGCATAACAAAACTACCTACGGTGGCAATGGAATTGGATTAGCGCATTGCAAGAAAATTTTAGATACCTTTGGAGGTAAAATATGGCTTGACCAAAATTCAAAATATGGCGCCAGGTTTCACTTTACCATACCAAAATAA
- a CDS encoding response regulator, producing the protein MNQIDHVLLVDDDVPTNFIHEVILKKTNRFKQIGSVLSATEALDYLQVSRPNLIFLDINMPALSGWDFIDQFRSLPLEQKENIVIVMLSTSMDPKDRKRAEICSEIQEFVSKPISVEKVEDILVSHF; encoded by the coding sequence ATGAATCAAATTGACCATGTTTTATTGGTTGACGATGACGTCCCGACTAACTTCATCCACGAAGTCATTCTGAAGAAAACTAATCGATTCAAACAGATTGGTTCGGTATTGAGTGCAACGGAAGCACTAGATTATCTTCAGGTTAGTCGACCCAACCTTATTTTCCTTGATATTAATATGCCAGCCCTATCTGGCTGGGATTTTATTGATCAATTTAGATCCCTGCCACTCGAACAGAAAGAGAATATTGTTATTGTCATGTTGAGCACTTCTATGGATCCCAAGGACAGAAAAAGAGCTGAAATTTGTAGTGAGATTCAAGAGTTTGTGAGCAAGCCCATTTCGGTTGAAAAAGTGGAAGATATTCTAGTCTCTCATTTTTAA
- a CDS encoding nucleoside deaminase, which produces MEKNKDKFMREAIRLSVDNVKSNTGGPFGAVIVKDGKIIAKGTNQVTAKNDPTAHAEVVAIRAACQILDTFQLDGCEIYTSCEPCPMCLGAIYWARPDKVYFANSKSDAANIQFDDQFIYEEIAKPIAERKLFTQQMLREEALEAFKIWSNSELKKEY; this is translated from the coding sequence ATGGAAAAGAATAAAGATAAATTTATGCGTGAAGCCATTAGGCTTTCCGTTGACAATGTAAAGTCCAACACCGGAGGACCTTTTGGTGCAGTGATCGTAAAGGATGGCAAAATAATAGCTAAAGGCACTAATCAGGTCACTGCAAAGAACGACCCAACGGCTCATGCCGAAGTTGTAGCCATCAGAGCTGCTTGCCAAATTTTAGATACATTTCAATTGGATGGATGCGAAATTTATACAAGTTGTGAACCATGTCCCATGTGCTTAGGGGCTATTTATTGGGCCAGACCTGATAAAGTTTACTTTGCGAACTCTAAATCTGATGCTGCTAACATTCAATTTGATGACCAATTCATCTATGAAGAAATTGCAAAACCAATTGCTGAAAGAAAACTTTTCACCCAACAAATGCTCAGGGAGGAAGCCTTAGAGGCCTTTAAAATTTGGAGTAATAGTGAATTGAAGAAAGAATATTGA
- a CDS encoding CHAT domain-containing tetratricopeptide repeat protein: MKHLTLPILFLLLLAQPLAAQFKIGKLKLDDLVKKENLEAVNTLFDTDSEVAKLKAEQLKKDTSFYNYIFSQGNRASFFANRDSQESLLYTLGSDYTTDGETVEPEVYEKIFELNRTAEFSIYIHPEIATYKFLEAIDLFTNAESFSQISLDSVFDIRQMLTMDTVSIEEKYAIGKTMANLAITIHAEGKYNLSEGLMKNTINYFKEEIGNECIGLASLYNNYAVILQSQGKYTSAEEYFNKAANLLEKHDKENSLSHAIMTSNLALYYNEIGQAEEAESSIAKAMTMAGDELRAKGRDNVSFKINQGLIYYSSGKYNEAENIFNEVLELKRKRMARNQTDYANVENYLASVLMESGKLDQVQSLLEDALKIFAQKYNTQHPAYIKTNHNLGKFHLYQGNYTEAQNILTEVNEAYDQYFGTNHPDYLRSLEDLAVIDWKQGNYSSANERFKQVISSNLDLVEENFAAMSEYEKGQYWAQIRPSILKFYNYACERGTEEPALLTEMYNIQLKTKGILFSASTKMREEILSSDNEGLKTLYLNWQRAKEDLLLYYTYSKTQLEEMKIDLPSAEQKANQLEKELSKVSSDFASANKLPSASLQDIKSSLSPTDVAIEVIGFPTFKNSFTSDKTYAFLIADPNAQHPSLALINNGNELDGKYAKGYQNMVRLKIDNPILYEKYWQVVDKKLGGVKNVHLSLDGIYFQVNISALRKPDQSFVSDGMDFHLYSSTRDLLNQSSSSKNKKADFFGYPTYGNQGLLVSLPGTKAEIETISQITRSKGYQVGTYMQGNASEDNFKKISSPSLLHVATHGFFLPEDNTSSEKVLGIEVSQAKANPLLRSGLMLANAENAMQSSDYEHSNETSKTDNGILTAYEVLTLDLKDTDLVVLSACETGLGEIKSGEGVYGLQRAFQVAGAESVIMSLWKVSDEATKNLMTYFYGEWMNGKSKNDAFISAQKRLRQDFPEPYYWGAFVLLN, encoded by the coding sequence ATGAAGCACCTGACATTACCCATCCTTTTTCTATTACTTTTAGCACAGCCACTTGCTGCCCAATTCAAAATTGGGAAGTTGAAATTGGACGACCTAGTAAAAAAAGAGAATCTAGAAGCGGTAAACACGCTGTTTGATACCGACAGTGAAGTAGCAAAACTAAAAGCCGAGCAGCTTAAAAAGGATACTTCATTCTACAATTACATATTCTCGCAGGGCAACAGAGCGTCATTTTTCGCTAATCGCGACAGTCAAGAAAGCTTGCTCTATACTTTAGGATCAGACTATACTACAGACGGAGAAACAGTAGAACCGGAGGTTTACGAAAAGATTTTTGAGCTGAACCGCACCGCCGAATTCTCTATTTACATCCACCCAGAAATAGCCACCTATAAATTCCTGGAAGCCATTGATTTATTCACGAATGCTGAAAGTTTCAGCCAAATCTCTCTTGATTCAGTTTTTGATATACGTCAAATGCTGACTATGGACACGGTCTCTATTGAAGAAAAGTATGCCATTGGGAAAACCATGGCCAATCTAGCAATTACCATCCATGCCGAGGGTAAATACAACCTTTCAGAAGGGCTGATGAAAAACACAATCAATTATTTCAAAGAAGAAATTGGAAATGAATGCATTGGCCTTGCCTCTCTTTACAATAACTATGCTGTGATTCTCCAGTCACAAGGTAAATACACATCGGCTGAAGAGTATTTTAATAAAGCGGCCAATTTGCTTGAAAAGCATGATAAAGAAAACTCGTTATCCCACGCTATCATGACAAGCAATTTGGCATTGTATTACAACGAAATAGGCCAAGCTGAGGAAGCTGAAAGTTCCATTGCAAAAGCCATGACTATGGCTGGTGACGAGCTAAGAGCCAAGGGGCGTGATAATGTAAGTTTTAAAATCAATCAAGGGCTAATTTATTATAGCTCTGGCAAATACAATGAAGCTGAAAACATCTTCAACGAAGTGCTCGAATTGAAGAGAAAGCGAATGGCAAGAAATCAGACCGACTATGCCAATGTGGAAAATTATCTAGCCAGTGTACTCATGGAGTCTGGCAAACTGGATCAGGTACAATCACTGCTTGAAGATGCACTCAAAATATTTGCGCAGAAATACAACACGCAACATCCAGCCTATATTAAAACCAACCACAATCTGGGTAAATTTCACTTATATCAAGGCAACTATACAGAGGCTCAAAATATTCTGACAGAAGTCAACGAGGCGTACGACCAATATTTCGGAACCAATCATCCGGACTACTTGAGGTCACTTGAAGACTTGGCAGTAATAGACTGGAAACAAGGAAATTATAGCTCAGCCAATGAGAGATTTAAACAAGTGATCTCCTCCAATCTGGACCTGGTAGAGGAAAACTTTGCAGCCATGAGTGAATATGAAAAAGGACAATACTGGGCACAAATCAGACCCTCTATCCTTAAGTTCTACAATTATGCATGCGAGAGAGGCACGGAAGAACCAGCACTTCTCACCGAAATGTATAACATCCAATTGAAAACAAAAGGAATATTATTTAGTGCTTCTACCAAAATGAGAGAAGAGATATTAAGTAGTGACAATGAAGGTTTAAAGACACTATATTTAAACTGGCAACGGGCCAAGGAAGATTTGCTATTATATTATACCTATTCTAAAACTCAATTGGAAGAGATGAAAATTGATCTTCCATCAGCTGAGCAAAAGGCCAATCAGTTGGAGAAAGAATTAAGCAAAGTATCTTCTGATTTTGCTTCAGCCAACAAACTCCCAAGTGCCTCGCTACAGGACATCAAATCCAGTCTCTCACCAACAGATGTGGCTATTGAAGTCATTGGCTTTCCAACTTTCAAGAATAGTTTTACCAGTGATAAAACGTATGCCTTTCTTATCGCTGACCCGAATGCCCAACACCCTAGCCTAGCCTTAATCAACAACGGAAATGAACTAGATGGAAAATATGCCAAAGGCTATCAAAATATGGTGCGCTTAAAAATTGATAATCCGATTCTTTACGAAAAATACTGGCAAGTGGTAGATAAGAAATTAGGAGGAGTTAAAAACGTGCATCTCTCTTTAGATGGAATTTATTTTCAAGTGAACATCAGCGCATTAAGGAAACCTGATCAATCTTTTGTATCTGATGGAATGGACTTTCATCTTTATTCAAGTACCCGTGATTTACTCAATCAGTCCTCGAGTTCGAAGAATAAAAAAGCAGATTTTTTCGGCTACCCTACTTACGGCAACCAAGGTTTATTAGTGTCGTTACCGGGCACCAAAGCTGAAATTGAAACCATCAGTCAAATCACAAGGTCGAAGGGATATCAGGTAGGCACATATATGCAGGGGAACGCCTCAGAAGATAATTTCAAAAAAATCAGTTCCCCATCATTACTGCACGTGGCTACACATGGATTCTTTTTACCAGAGGATAACACTTCTAGTGAAAAGGTCCTTGGCATAGAAGTGAGCCAAGCCAAAGCCAACCCATTACTTAGATCTGGGTTGATGTTGGCTAATGCAGAAAATGCCATGCAATCTTCTGATTATGAACACAGCAACGAAACCAGTAAAACTGATAATGGTATTCTGACGGCTTATGAAGTGCTCACTTTAGATTTGAAAGACACTGACTTAGTAGTGCTCAGTGCCTGTGAAACAGGCTTAGGAGAAATAAAATCAGGGGAAGGTGTATATGGCCTTCAGCGTGCTTTTCAGGTAGCAGGCGCGGAATCTGTGATCATGAGTCTATGGAAAGTAAGCGATGAGGCTACTAAAAACCTAATGACCTACTTCTATGGCGAATGGATGAATGGGAAGAGTAAGAATGATGCATTCATTTCTGCTCAAAAAAGGCTCAGACAAGACTTCCCAGAGCCTTACTATTGGGGTGCCTTCGTTTTATTGAACTAA
- a CDS encoding DEAD/DEAH box helicase, translated as MQTFDSLQLKNPLKNVIADFGFEQPTPIQVQAYPVILSGKDVVGVSQTGTGKTFAYMLPLLQELKFSKQQHPRILILVPTRELVTQVVEQIESLAKYINIRVLGVFGESNIRVQKEALAEGQDIIVATPGRLYDLIINRALQPRDIAKLVIDEVDVMLDLGFRVQLTNLFELLPSKRQNIMFSATMTEEVDTLIEDFFDAPAKISIAVSGTPLDNIQQSCYEVKNFHTKTRLLNHLLEDRNEFHKVVVFISNKKLADRLFEAVEELFGAQVCIIHSNKSQNYRLRSVEEFDEGSKRILIATDVIARGLDLDKVSHVINFDVPNYAENYMHRIGRTGRAEELGKSILFFTEKEKEQKEAIESLMDYQIPSVEFPEEVEITNELIPEERPKIAESNYNRNTKPKKIITPDAEKKEKNKKVNLGGSYKRKLASKHKKPKTRGDKNQSKKRKK; from the coding sequence ATGCAGACTTTCGATTCACTTCAACTCAAAAACCCACTTAAAAATGTCATCGCCGACTTTGGGTTCGAACAGCCTACTCCCATTCAGGTTCAGGCGTATCCAGTGATATTGTCTGGTAAGGACGTTGTTGGGGTTTCTCAAACGGGAACAGGAAAGACCTTTGCATACATGTTGCCATTACTCCAAGAGTTAAAGTTCTCTAAGCAACAGCATCCGAGAATATTGATTTTGGTACCTACTCGAGAATTAGTTACTCAAGTGGTAGAGCAGATCGAATCATTAGCTAAATACATTAATATTCGTGTGTTGGGTGTTTTTGGAGAGTCGAATATCCGTGTTCAGAAAGAAGCTTTGGCTGAAGGACAGGATATCATAGTAGCTACTCCTGGGCGCTTGTATGATCTAATCATCAATCGGGCCTTGCAGCCTCGTGATATTGCTAAGTTAGTGATTGATGAAGTCGATGTTATGCTTGATTTGGGTTTCAGAGTACAGTTGACTAATCTTTTTGAATTGCTTCCATCGAAAAGGCAGAACATCATGTTTTCCGCAACCATGACCGAAGAGGTGGATACGTTGATAGAGGACTTTTTTGATGCGCCTGCTAAAATTTCCATTGCCGTTAGTGGTACTCCTCTGGACAATATCCAGCAGTCTTGTTACGAAGTAAAGAACTTTCATACAAAGACCAGATTGTTGAATCACTTACTTGAAGACCGGAATGAATTTCACAAGGTGGTAGTTTTTATATCCAACAAAAAATTGGCAGATCGTTTATTTGAAGCTGTGGAAGAATTATTTGGAGCTCAGGTGTGCATCATTCACTCCAATAAATCACAAAACTATCGTCTACGTTCAGTTGAAGAGTTTGATGAAGGGAGTAAGCGTATTTTGATTGCAACTGATGTAATTGCCAGGGGATTGGATTTAGACAAGGTATCACATGTCATCAACTTTGATGTGCCCAATTATGCGGAGAATTATATGCACCGTATCGGACGGACGGGCAGGGCAGAGGAATTAGGTAAATCAATCTTATTTTTTACCGAAAAAGAAAAAGAGCAAAAAGAGGCTATTGAGTCATTAATGGATTACCAGATACCATCCGTTGAATTTCCCGAAGAGGTAGAAATAACTAATGAACTGATTCCGGAAGAAAGGCCAAAAATTGCGGAAAGTAATTACAATAGAAATACAAAACCTAAGAAAATTATCACCCCAGATGCCGAGAAAAAGGAGAAAAACAAGAAAGTAAATCTCGGCGGTTCCTACAAAAGAAAACTGGCCTCTAAGCACAAGAAGCCTAAAACCAGAGGAGATAAAAACCAAAGCAAAAAAAGAAAAAAGTAG
- a CDS encoding M48 family metalloprotease yields the protein MRALKYLLSSPIVGSTFLSCNEEDGSVLDQLTGLTPANDVNLGQSVVAQIAANPTDYPVLSDSEYPEAYNYIRDMTAAIVASDDVKYKDLFHYDEVKIIDQDVLNAFATPGGYIYVYTGLIKYLDKADDLAGVMGHEIAHASERHSSDQMKQQLGLQLLSQIIFGQASDTQLAQMAAGFFSLKFSREDEAESDEHSVIYLQDTDYACNGAATFFEKLTESGQSSGPEWLSTHPAPDSRVEDINAKANDLGCSKDAVVETGMTYAEFQASLP from the coding sequence ATGAGAGCATTGAAATATTTACTTAGTTCACCTATCGTTGGTAGTACATTCCTTTCTTGTAATGAAGAAGACGGTTCAGTGTTGGACCAATTGACGGGCCTTACCCCTGCTAATGATGTGAATTTGGGTCAATCCGTGGTAGCACAAATTGCTGCCAACCCTACTGATTATCCAGTCCTGTCAGACTCGGAGTATCCTGAGGCCTACAATTATATCCGTGATATGACAGCCGCTATTGTGGCTAGCGATGACGTGAAGTACAAGGATTTGTTCCACTATGATGAAGTGAAAATAATTGATCAAGATGTACTTAATGCATTTGCCACTCCAGGAGGTTACATCTATGTCTATACCGGACTGATTAAATATCTGGATAAAGCAGATGACCTGGCAGGTGTTATGGGTCATGAAATAGCTCATGCTTCCGAAAGGCACTCTAGTGATCAGATGAAACAGCAATTGGGATTGCAACTACTCTCTCAAATTATTTTTGGTCAGGCAAGCGATACCCAATTAGCTCAAATGGCTGCTGGTTTCTTTTCATTAAAGTTTAGTAGAGAAGACGAGGCGGAATCTGACGAACACTCCGTCATTTATTTGCAAGATACGGACTATGCATGCAATGGAGCTGCCACCTTCTTTGAAAAATTGACTGAATCTGGTCAAAGCAGCGGTCCGGAATGGCTCAGCACTCACCCTGCCCCAGATTCAAGAGTAGAAGATATAAATGCTAAGGCGAATGATTTAGGCTGCAGTAAAGACGCCGTTGTTGAAACTGGCATGACTTACGCTGAGTTTCAGGCAAGTTTACCATAA
- a CDS encoding T9SS type A sorting domain-containing protein encodes MKTISTILLVAVSYFGYAQHMRHPGGLNYTVSTFLNSPDADVDDALAFDSEGNLYGSNFAGNSVYKITPSGEVSTFVTGLSNPNGLAFDSHDNLYVAEYSGSAIHKYDIEGNLLQTYPIDGFPSGMISAYHSDNVIFTTADFNDEANNMIAELSPDGNINVLHQGAPINLGVGLAYGPGGTLYIGDYLDREIYRLTRNGDLEYVATVPAPDNFVPYLAFIAYAQGYLYGTVYGENKIYRINPRKVDDVEIFAGSTYGDTDGPLSEATFGFPAGIIANRSGNTLYVSEFSGVGNIRKIKRGGGRPCYTRIKLNAYPNPASGQLNIRVESSDADVQLIVYDKMGQKVYEETYETSDNLLISNIDLTGWDSGLYELKVTSGDNQTSRRIVVR; translated from the coding sequence ATGAAAACTATTTCTACCATTTTGTTGGTGGCTGTTTCCTATTTTGGGTATGCCCAGCATATGCGGCATCCCGGCGGCCTCAATTACACAGTTTCTACTTTTTTAAACTCGCCTGATGCGGATGTAGACGATGCACTTGCTTTTGATTCAGAAGGCAATTTATACGGCTCTAACTTTGCCGGAAATTCTGTTTACAAAATCACTCCATCTGGAGAAGTAAGCACTTTTGTAACTGGCTTGAGCAATCCCAATGGTCTTGCTTTTGATAGTCACGATAACCTTTATGTAGCTGAGTACAGTGGTTCGGCTATACATAAGTACGATATTGAGGGTAATCTTCTCCAGACCTATCCAATTGATGGGTTTCCTTCAGGAATGATTAGTGCCTATCATAGTGATAATGTTATTTTCACGACCGCAGATTTCAACGATGAGGCTAATAATATGATTGCCGAATTGTCTCCTGATGGGAATATAAATGTTTTACATCAAGGAGCACCAATTAACCTTGGAGTTGGGTTAGCCTATGGACCTGGTGGCACACTTTATATAGGAGATTATTTGGATCGAGAAATTTATAGATTGACAAGAAATGGTGATTTGGAATATGTGGCTACAGTTCCAGCACCTGATAATTTTGTCCCATATTTGGCATTTATCGCATACGCCCAAGGTTATTTGTATGGCACGGTATACGGGGAGAATAAGATTTATAGAATAAACCCTCGCAAGGTGGATGATGTTGAGATATTTGCCGGTAGTACTTATGGAGATACAGATGGCCCCTTGTCTGAGGCTACTTTTGGCTTTCCTGCTGGGATAATAGCAAATAGATCTGGAAATACTCTGTACGTTTCAGAGTTTAGCGGAGTAGGAAATATCAGAAAAATAAAGAGAGGTGGAGGTAGACCATGTTATACAAGGATAAAGCTCAATGCCTATCCAAATCCAGCCTCTGGTCAATTAAATATTCGTGTGGAGTCATCTGATGCTGATGTGCAGTTGATTGTATATGATAAAATGGGTCAGAAAGTGTACGAGGAAACGTATGAAACTTCTGATAACCTGTTGATCAGTAATATTGATTTGACCGGATGGGATTCTGGTTTGTATGAACTTAAGGTTACTAGCGGTGACAATCAGACGTCAAGACGGATTGTTGTGAGGTGA
- a CDS encoding DUF72 domain-containing protein has protein sequence MKFGSVENPDLVDFNLPADDPKNKRILSTNKDGLSKIYVGCAKWNRQDLKGFYPRGTKDELAYYATQFNSIELNATFYRVFPNEQSVKWSQKTPEDFKFFPKVPQSISHFQRLSNCETLVAEYCDSIAGFGNKLGMPFLQMPDNFAPKNWDTFEQFILSWPTGIPLAVELRHTDWYNNKENSSKLYELLEANKIANIITDTAGRRDLLHMRLTSPFAFVRYVGANHPSDYKRLNDWVNRVKQWKAQGLKELYFFVHQNLEEESPLLSAHFIEQLNKELGSSVRGPNMIA, from the coding sequence ATGAAATTTGGAAGTGTAGAAAACCCAGATCTTGTGGACTTCAACTTGCCGGCTGATGATCCAAAAAACAAAAGAATTTTATCTACGAATAAAGATGGATTGAGTAAAATCTACGTGGGCTGCGCCAAATGGAATCGGCAGGACTTAAAAGGGTTTTACCCACGTGGCACCAAAGATGAATTGGCCTATTATGCGACTCAATTTAATAGTATTGAACTGAATGCAACTTTCTATCGAGTTTTTCCAAACGAACAATCCGTTAAGTGGTCACAAAAAACGCCAGAAGATTTTAAATTTTTCCCTAAGGTTCCTCAATCAATTAGTCACTTTCAGCGACTAAGCAACTGCGAGACACTTGTTGCTGAATACTGCGATAGTATTGCAGGGTTTGGCAACAAATTGGGCATGCCATTTCTTCAAATGCCTGACAACTTTGCTCCCAAAAACTGGGATACTTTTGAACAATTTATCTTAAGCTGGCCCACCGGTATCCCGCTAGCCGTAGAGTTAAGACATACGGATTGGTACAACAATAAGGAGAATAGTTCAAAACTATATGAGTTACTTGAGGCGAACAAAATAGCCAACATCATCACGGATACCGCTGGTCGAAGAGATTTACTACATATGCGATTGACAAGTCCTTTTGCATTTGTCAGATATGTGGGAGCTAATCACCCCTCGGATTATAAAAGATTAAATGATTGGGTGAATAGAGTCAAGCAGTGGAAAGCACAAGGTTTGAAAGAATTGTATTTCTTTGTACATCAAAATTTGGAGGAAGAATCTCCATTGTTATCAGCCCATTTCATCGAACAATTAAATAAAGAACTTGGCTCTTCGGTAAGAGGGCCTAATATGATAGCATAA
- a CDS encoding cold-shock protein: MQGTVKFFNDAKGFGFIKPSDGGDDIFVHTSGLVDEIRENDEVEFDTERGKKGINAVNVKVLG, translated from the coding sequence ATGCAAGGAACAGTAAAATTTTTCAATGACGCCAAAGGATTTGGTTTCATTAAGCCATCAGATGGAGGAGACGACATTTTTGTACACACTTCAGGTCTAGTGGATGAAATCAGAGAGAATGACGAAGTTGAATTTGACACCGAAAGAGGTAAAAAAGGAATCAACGCGGTAAACGTAAAAGTTTTGGGTTAA
- a CDS encoding cold-shock protein gives MSKSQNSFIKNQKAKKKMLKKKEKEERRKERQENNNKGGDLSDMMAYVDEFGNILSEPPEPKIEKKEDKKD, from the coding sequence ATGTCAAAATCCCAGAATAGCTTCATCAAAAATCAGAAGGCCAAGAAGAAAATGCTTAAGAAGAAAGAAAAAGAGGAGCGACGAAAGGAAAGACAAGAAAATAACAATAAAGGAGGTGATTTGTCAGATATGATGGCATATGTAGATGAGTTTGGAAATATTCTCTCTGAGCCTCCTGAACCAAAGATTGAAAAGAAAGAAGATAAAAAGGACTAA